From a single Phacochoerus africanus isolate WHEZ1 chromosome 11, ROS_Pafr_v1, whole genome shotgun sequence genomic region:
- the LOC125111900 gene encoding olfactory receptor 52A1-like, which yields MSISNITILTPSVLTLIGIPGLESVQSWIGIPLCAMYLTAVLGNSWLLSIIRSERSLREPMYMFLGMLGATDIALSTSVVPKMLGIFWFHVSEIYFDACLLQMWLIHTFQGIESGILLAMALDRYVAICCPLRHAAIFTQQLVTQIGAAVTLRAAILVAPCLVLIKCRLHLYHTTVISHSYCEHMAIVKLAAENVRVNKIYGLFVAFTVAGCDLTVITLSYVQIFVAVFRLPQKEARLKAVHTCVPHICVFLQLYLLAFFSFFTHRFGGRIPPYIHILVSSIYLVVPPCLNPLVYGAKTKQIRIHVTKMFRS from the coding sequence ATGTCCATTTCCAACATCACGATCCTCACGCCCTCTGTGTTGACACTGATAGGGATCCCAGGCCTGGAGTCTGTGCAGAGCTGGATCGGGATTCCACTCTGTGCCATGTATCTCACTGCTGTGCTGGGAAATTCCTGGCTTCTGAGCATCATCAGGTCAGAACGCAGCCTCCGTGAGCCCATGTACATGTTCCTGGGCATGCTGGGAGCCACGGATATCGCACTTAGTACCAGCGTTGTGCCCAAGATGCTTGGGATCTTCTGGTTTCATGTCTCAGAGATTTATTTTGATGCCTGCTTGCTCCAGATGTGGCTCATCCACACATTTCAGGGCATCGAGTCAGGCATCCTGCTGGCCATGGCCCtggaccgctatgtggccatctgttgTCCCCTGAGACATGCTGCCATCTTTACCCAGCAGCTAGTCACTCAGATTGGGGCTGCGGTAACACTCAGGGCTGCCATTCTTGTAGCCCCCTGCCTCGTCCTGATAAAGTGTCGACTGCACCTTTATCATACCACTGTCATCTCCCACTCCTACTGTGAGCACATGGCCATTGTGAAGCTGGCTGCAGAAAACGTCCGAGTCAACAAAATCTATGGTCTGTTTGTGGCATTCACTGTTGCAGGGTGTGACCTCACCGTCATCACTCTGTCCTATGTCCAAATATTCGTGGCAGTGTTCCGTCTGCCCCAGAAGGAGGCCAGGCTGAAAGCGGTCCACACTTGCGTCCCTCACATCTGCGTCTTCCTGCAGCTCTACCTCCtcgctttcttctccttcttcacaCACAGGTTTGGGGGGCGCATCCCCCCTTACATCCACATCCTCGTCTCCAGCATCTACTTGGTGGTCCCTCCGTGCCTCAATCCGCTTGTCTATGGGGCAAAGACCAAGCAGATCCGCATCCATGTGACAAAAATGTTCCGTTCGTGA